The Oncorhynchus gorbuscha isolate QuinsamMale2020 ecotype Even-year linkage group LG06, OgorEven_v1.0, whole genome shotgun sequence sequence acactcataggacttcatgttacacaatacatgtatgtttttttcgataaagttcatatttatataaaaaaaatctcagttaacattggcgcgttatgttcagtagttccaaaacatctggtgattttgcagagagccacatcaatttacagaaatactcataataaacattaatAAAAGATACAACTCTTATGCATGaaattatagatacacttctccttaatgcaaccgttgtgtcagatttcaaaaaagctttaccgaaaaagcacaccatgcaataatctgagtacagcgctcagagaccaaaacaacccaaacagatatccaccatgttgtgtaatcagaaatagcattataaatattcacttacctttgatcttcatcagaatgcactcccaggaatcccagttccacaataaatgtttgatttttgataaagtccataatttatgtccaaatacctcctttatGTTTccgcgtttagcccagtaatccaaattcatttCGCGCATtccattacagtccgtagaaacatgtcaaacgatgtatagaatcaatctttaggatgtttttaacataaatcttcaataatgttccaaccggagaattcctttgtctgtagaaatgcaatggaactcaagctaactATCACGTGAACGCACgttcgcccccacttcacagtagaagtagaagcatcaaacaaggttctaaagagtgttgacatctagtgtaagccttaggaagtgcaatatgaccccatagacactgtgtatgcaatagggaatgagttgaaaaactacaaacctcagatttcccacttcctgtttggatttttttctcaggtttttgcctgccatatgagttctgttatactcacatacatcattcaaacagttttagaaacttcagagtgttttatataCAAATCTTCtagtaatatgcatatattagcaattgggcctgagtagcagacagtttactctgggcaccttattcttccaagctactcaatactgcccccagccataagttAACTGAGAAAGGGAAAAAAGCTTGAAAATCTACAAATGCCGGGATGTTCTTGTCGATGAGGTTATTTGAATGTTGAGGTTGAATATCTGAACAGTTAATCTTGTACTACCTCAGTGGTCCATCGGGCCACACAAACTGTCCCTATGAATGCAGGGGATGTCCTTAAAGGGACCAAGATGGTTCAAGAAaaagtctctccctgcctgtgtgtgtgtttgagagggtGTTTCTCTATATGAGCTGTGTTAACTACCTGTGTTCCCTACATCCAGGGCCATGACCAGAGCTCCACGCTTTCCCAACACACGGCAGAGCTGACCCTGCCTAAACACAGCCCCTTGCACAGGGACCTGCTGAGATACGCCAAGCTCATGGAGTGGCTCAAGAACACCCAGAGAGAGAAGTATGACGGCCTGTCCAGGGTGAGTGGCTTCCTCTCaaagatcatcatcatcattattactgCCTTTGCCCTAGCTATATTCTATTGTtatcaccattaccaccactactataaCGTCTCCATCACCAGCGGCCCTACCATCATCGCTTACTGTGTCTCATAACAAGTAGACAGGTATTCATGGatttttctccctctgttttcagACCTATGTTGATTACATGACCAGATTATATGAACGAGAAATAAAAGATTTCTTTGAGGTGGCGAAGATCAAAATGGCGGGCACAACCAAAGAGGGGAAGGGAAATAAGTTTGGTAAGACCTTGGCGTGTTTTTAAATGTGTGATGTTTGGTTATGTCTTTTCTTTTCCCTGTGAGAGCTTGTAGTTGCTGTGGGGTTTGTTTGTGGTGTTGTTTAGCCAATTAGGTGCGGTTTTCTTCCCCTTGGGTTTTTGCGTATGGTTTgtatttgtggtgtgtgtgtactgtatttaTGTGATTTGGTTTTGAGGTAAGTGTGTGTAATTCTGTTCAATATTTGTCCATCTATACTGTAACATCACCAGCTTTTTCTGCATGGTTCCCCTTGCGGTATTCCTGGACTATATGGTAACAGCAAACACAACTACATGTAGTTAACTGCCCTGTACTGCTTCCTGTGTCATAGCTTTCACTGCCTAGGAAAGGCCCCTGTGTGATGTCATTGTTTTGCTCAGTGTTGCTAGCTGGTGTTTTGCTCATTGTTATTTCCCTATTTGTCTGTTTACTGTATGAAGAGCCGAAAATTAACCCTGCTACTCATTCTAACTGCAGAGTATGACTTCACTAATTTAGTGTTTTAAGACTAACTGGGGAGCCTAAACATTACATGGGGAATGAAATCCCTCATTTAAGTTTACCTGTAAAGTAAActgaaatatactgtatttaatgCTCTAAAAACGGTCCTTTCATTTGGGAGGAATATAAGGCTCTGCTTCCTGAATTCTGAATTTCAGTCTTAGCTTTTCTCTCTCGAAAACAAAATGAGCAAAACTGTTGTTTTCAAAAAGGCTTTCTTAAGGCCAACCACAGCCTCTGCAGTGCATTTCAGTCTGTTACCTTTGACTCTCACCTCCTTAACGTGCCCCCCATTCTTCATGTCATGAGCCtaacatgtctctgtctctgatgccTGCCGTTCTAACTGGCCGCCAGCCACGCTTCCACGGAAAGAGAGTGCTCTCAAACAGGAAACGGAAAGTAAGTATCCCATACGGGTCACGCAGTGAGACCCCTGTAACCTGCCACCCACACCCACCTGCTCCCCACTACTGTGTCCCTGATACTGTTGCACAGCCAGGGCCCCCTCCCTCAGCCCTCCACCTAGAGTAACCCCAATCTGCAATCCATAGAACGTTCTACAGGCCACTTTTTAAAGAGCACCTAAACTAACACCGATCAGACATTTAAAAACAATGAGCATGTACATTCTGTATGGCATAGGATCCTACTACTCATCCAGCGAGGTTCTCTGATAATGAATGTCCAACATCCATAATAAGATATTTAATGGTCTTTATCACCGAGCACCCCTTTCAATGTTGCATATGTTCTTGTCTCTCAATTGTTTTCAGCTGTTCATGTTATGTGTAATTACCGCTAAACTAACATGTTTTAAAGATGCATATTCACGTGGGCTTTGTGGCACACTTTTTTTTTGAGATGCCACAAAGTTCTTTATTTTTAACAGCACAGTTGCTCTGCTTTGAAAATAAGTCCATGTGAATGCAGCTTTGGTCTCATGGGCTATAGATAGGGAAATGTTCCACAGACGAGTATTTAGCCTGTGGTTAGAATGTGCCTTCAACTGTTTCCCCTCTGGTGCCCCAGGCCTGCATGGCAGCTCTGGGAAGCTGACGGGCTCCACCTCCAGTCTGAATAAGCTGGCAGTGCAGGGCTCCAGCAGCAGGCgctcccagtcctcctctctgcTGGACATGGGCAACATGTCTGCCTCAGACCTGGATGTGGCCGACAGGACCAAGTTCGACAAGGTGATGCTCACAGACAGGGCCTTACTACAGTCTATATATTGCACATACTACCCATGTTTTTTTGTAGATCTTTTTATCGTTTTAGATGCGccatttgttttgtgtgttttattTATGTTGGATCAATTGATGTAGGGGTCTCTCTTTCTGTAGATCTTTGAGCAGGTTCTTAGTGAGCTGGAGCCTCTCTGTCTAGCAGAACAAGACTTCATCAGCAAGTTCTTCAAGCTACAGCAGCACCCCACCCTGGCTCAGGTGAATTCCATGCTAGTCTGACTGGCTGAGTGTTTGCAAGTGAGATTATGAGTAACTTCTAAATGATTAACCACAGTTTTCTGTTTGTTCTATCAGGGAGAAGTGGAGTCTGACGGAGGGGTGCCCTCCAGACAGCCCCCTGCAGGGGAACACAGACACTCAATGTCATTGACTGAGTGAGTAGCTAGCCTCTCATCTCTTACTGACATTTACTGTATGTTCTGAATGTCCATCAATAGTGCTAGGGCAGTGGTCACCAACTGtctctgagtcaagatcactttctcaGTCAAAAAGTAAGCCATGATCGACGGCTCTGATTAGATTTTTTAACATGACTTAAAAAATGTAACATTAACCTAATTATAACAGTTATGtaggaatgaggtttgtgcagtaggccaaatacattatcacagcatattggctatatgcctggccttataatattttttattctcaGACCATATTTTATTTCAAAACTCaagctttgataacaaaatagatcagttggtgtagcacttgtgaggcacagctgagtataaattgaaataatttgcaaataatttgcttttttatttttactggaCTGGtggtacctgcatctgatggtcatggttctttcaagacaactggggaaCTCATGTCAGTGatcttcggcaagacggagctgctcttcctcccggggaaggactgcccgttccatgatctcgccatcacggttgacaactccattgtgtcctcctcccagagcgctaagaaccttggcgtgatcctggacaacaaactgtcgttctcaactaatatcaaggcggtggcccgttcctgtaggttcatgctctacaacatccgcagagtacgaccctgcctcacacaggaagcggcgcaggtcctaatccaggcacttgtcatctcccgtctggattactgcaactcgctgttggctgggctccctgcctgtgccattaaacccctacaactcatccagaacgccgcagcccgtctagtgttcaaccttcccaagttctctcacgtcaccccgctcctccgctctctccactggcttccagttgaagctcgcatccgctacaagaccatggtgcttgcctacggagctgtgaggggaacggcacctcagtacctccaggctctgatcaggccctacacccaaataagggcactgcgttcatccacctctggcctgctcgcctccctaccactgaggaagtacagttcccgctcagctcagtcaaaactgttcgctgctctggctccccaatggtggaacaaactccctcacgacgccaggacagcggagtcaatcaccaccttccggagacacctgaaaccccacctctttaaggaatacctaggataggataaagtaatccttctcaccccccccttaaaatatttagatgcactattgtaaagtggttgttccactggatgtcataaggtgaatgcaccaatttgtaagtcgctctggataagagcgtctgctaaatgacttaaatgtaaatgtaaatgtatcttcAGATCGGAACTCTAGAAAGATGCCCGCGTTTCctacttggaattccgagttggatgacctttCAAAACAAGTCGGAGATGTCCTAGTTCACAGTTGTTTTGGTTCGCctctcacggtccctgctctctcaatcctttcctccagtgagactgaccagagggGACACAAGACTTCCACCTGATCGCAAAACTCGAGTCTCACCGCATCTGCCTCGTGcacaaaataatacaaatacaggGCTATCGATACACGTGGCTACTAATTCATTGCAGCGCAAGtggtaaaatcaaatcaaatcaaatcaagtggtAGTATGGAGAAgcatgttttttgttttgtaatagtgttgaATAAAAAGTGTTGTCAATGCTGAATAAAAACGTAAACATGAACTCACTCTTAAAAACAGCAGCACTTTGCTGTattcttcagtctctctctagttatGGCTTTTAAAATGTTACGAAATCTCGTGTAGGCTAGTATCACACTTTGCTGGAAGCTGTAGGCTGTGAGCTATCCGATTGGCCAGCGCAGTAGGCACACTTGATTTAGCCACAGAGCTCCCAGAGTTTTGTTTTTTCAGACAATTGAAAAGGTTCAAAATTGGGGCATTTTGCCTACCCGGTGCACATGGCTTCTGAATCATGTGTACCTCCCGCCAGCAGTGAAAAAATCAATTGAAAAAGGAGCGCAAGCCTTTgttggcttttctacagaaatgtttggtgatcgactaggaatgacTTGAGGATCACAATCGACCGGTTGGTAACCACTGTACTTGGGGCACTAAACATGCGACAAATATGACAAGTCCAAATACCATCTTTCATGGTCCACTTCTATCCTCCTCTTCACTTTTACCATATTATTATCTTTCGTTCTGTGTCTTATAACCCGTCTGGTCCTCCTCAGGAAGGACATGGTGCGATTGATGATGAACAAGATCTTCCAGAGCATTGAGACGGAACTCAACAGCCTCATCGCCCTGGGAGACAAGATCGACAGCTTCCACTCCCTGTACATGCTGGTGAAGATGAGTCACCACGTGTGGACAGCCCAGAATGTGGACCCCGCTTCCTACCTCAGCACCACCCTCGGCAATGTGCTGGTCACTGTCAAGAGAAACTTTGACAAGTGCATTGTGAGTCGAGTTCAGGTTAACAGTTGAGTCTGTTGATCTGTGTATCTAGTACTGCTACAGActgttggatgtgtgtgtgaagCTGTTCATGTTTCTCTCAGTCTGGTCAGATCAGACAGATGGAGGAGGTGAAGATCTCTAAGAAGAGCAAGGTGGGCATCCTGCCCTTTGTCACTGGGTTCGAGGAGTTTGCTGAGCTAGCTGAAACCATCTTCCGTAATGCAGAGCGCAGAGGGGATCTGGACAAGGCATATGTCAAGCTTATCAGAGCCGTCTTTATGAATGGTAGGTCTAATACTTGCCCTGTGTTGTCAGGAAGATTGAATATTATGATTGGTGAATGTTTTGTGTGTATGTTGAGTAATGTGGTTGGCTGATAGTCTGTGCTCTGATTGGTGTTTGTCTTGCTGGGGGTGTATCCAGTGGAGAAAGTGGCCAATGAGAGTCAGAAGACGCCCCGGGACGTGGTGATGATGGAGAACTTCCACCACATCTTCTCCACACAGTCCCGCCTGAAGATCTCCTGCCTTGAGACAGAGAGGCGAGAGGCCAAACACAAGTACACAGACCATCTGCAGGCCTACGTCATCAACTCCCTGGGCCAGCCCCTGGAGAAACTCAATGTGAGAGAGGGGGTTTACACTTGACAAAGCTAATGTAAATTTGATTCATGTTTATATGTAACATACATGTTATATGATAACTGTAACGCATTGTGATTTCACATATAACACATTATGTGATTTCACATGTTTACATGGCATGCATACTTGAATGTACAGAATTTAAAAACGCACAAAGTTGATCAAGTACGCCTCTATGCTTTGCAGCACTTCTTTGAGGGAGTGGAGGCACGTGTGGCCCAGGGGGTGCGTGAGGAGGAGGTCAGCTACCAGTTGGCTTTCAATAAACAGGAGCTGCGTAAAGTTATCAAGGAGTACCCCGGCAAGGAGGTGAAGAAGGGCCTGGACAACCTGTACAAGAAGGTGGATAAGCACTTGTGTGAGGAGGAGAGCCTGTTACAGGTTGGTGATAGAGAACCTAGAAGTTTGCAGTGTGTCTATTCTAGATTATTATAATGATCATTTATTGTGTTGATCTATTATAGATCTGTAGATATGTTATCTTAACAGCCGGTAGTTTCACTTAACAGCTGGTAGTTTCAGTGGTTGATCCTGggcttgtttttttgttgttgtgtactTTTCAATTTCTCCAATAGGTGGTGTGGCACTCCATGCAGGATGAGTTCATCCGTCAGTACAAGCACTTTGAAGGCTTGATTGGCCGTTGCTACCCTGGGTCTGGTATCACCATGGAGTTTACCATTGGAGACATGTTGGAGTATTTCTCAAGCATTGCCCAGTCCCATTAATTACAAACATACATATTATAACTTTACACATGCTCTCTATTGCTTCATAGTGCCACACACAGAAGAACCACTATTTACTGAAACCAATCCGTCATTGCTGTGTGGCCAATACGAAGTACATTAATTGAAATTGAATAAATGGCACTTGAAATTGTCTGCAGTACTGGTATGGATGGGAATGAATTAACAGTTGTAAAAAGTTTTGTGTGGTAGCAGGCACAAAAGCctagccgactaggtgaaaatctgccgttgtgcccttgagcaaggcacttaaacccaattgctcctgtaagttgctttggataaaagcatctgctaaatgactcctatgtaaatgtgtgtgtgagtgagtgagatattATTTGCACAGAGATCACAATGTTACTGATTTCTTCTGTCTGTGATTTTCCTTTGTTATAACACACATCGCCTGTACATGACAAACTCTTCAAAATTGTGAGGTTGTGGGCCAAATACATGTTAGCTTGTATGACACTACTCAAAATCTAAAGCCCCCTTCATCACACTGTCTTGAACTTTGTATAGTCACAGAATGTCAGTCTTCTACTGGAATATTTTTGTGTGATTGCAAACCTTTCAACATAATGCCATATTgccaaataaatgtaaaaatgtcaaatttttcatggatttgtttaacatttctaTTTTATAGTTTGCATTAGATTAGAAGCACTGAGCTCATTCATTATGTAGTGATAACTACAACTGCGAAGTAGAACTGAGTGTAGGCTACTACTGAACTCGTTGAAGACTTTGGAGATGTTCACTGGCACAGGTTCAGGTGACATGTGTCTCGTTTCCATGGAGAAGTTAAAGCGAAGTGGGATGAGCTTCGGCGCCATTTTCAAACTACTTTACCGCCGACAGagaacaagctagctagctagttcagaTCAGGGCGAGTCGAACGACAGCTTTGCATTCATGAAAAATCCATGTACTGACTGACCACCATCGCAAACCTCTACAAGGTGTTCCGCCTGGCACATACGTGAGAGTCTCATGCAGTCTTTTCAGCGTTGTTTGTTCGATAACTTTGTTTACAGAAGTGATGTCAACAAtcacagctaacgttagctaactaagttagctatctagctaaccggACCGTAGATTTGTGAGTATAATTTAGCGACTAACAATTGATGAAAGTTTACTGGCAATAATATATAAGTTAGCTATAGCAAGCTAGACTGTCAGTGAAATCCTGTTTTTCCGTTTGCCATAACTTTACCTGGCCTGAAcgacctagctaacgttagctagctagctgcagctTGATAGGATGAATGAGCTGGCTAACGTTACTTGCTCTGGTGCAATAGAAGCCCGTTTCAGTTGTCAATGCACTACCAGTCCATCTTTGGCTAGTCCAATAGTATTGGCTAGCTATGTAGTCAATAAACCGTAGTCAGCAAATAAACTAGCTATAACCACAGATGGAGTTGTCTCCGAATCTTTACTATGTCCTGTTTTGTAGACTGTTGCAGCAACAATGAGCACCAATGCAGAGAGGAAGTTTATCAACCTTCGGAAACGTCTGGATCAACTGGGATACAGACAGCCTTTGGGAAT is a genomic window containing:
- the LOC124037864 gene encoding exocyst complex component 1-like isoform X1 → MTAIKHALQRDIFTPNDERLLSIVNVCKAGKKKKNCFLCATVTTERPVQVRVVKVKKSDKGDFYKRQMAWELRDLAEVDAKDASKENPEFDLHFEKVYRWVASSTAEKNSFISCIWKLNQRYLRKKVEFVNVSSQLLEELPKAEESVPSGESQSVAGGDEDALDDYQELNAREEQDIEGMMEVCEYAISNAEAFAEKLSRELQVLDGANIQSIMASEKQVNILMQLLDEALSEVDTIEGKLSSYEEMLQSVKEQMDQISQSNRLIQISNTNNGKLLDEIQFLVNYMDLSKGHIRALQDGDLSSPKGIEACINASEALLQCMNVALRPGHEKLMAVKQQQHLFTELRDTFARRLTNHLNNVFVHQGHDQSSTLSQHTAELTLPKHSPLHRDLLRYAKLMEWLKNTQREKYDGLSRTYVDYMTRLYEREIKDFFEVAKIKMAGTTKEGKGNKFATLPRKESALKQETESLHGSSGKLTGSTSSLNKLAVQGSSSRRSQSSSLLDMGNMSASDLDVADRTKFDKIFEQVLSELEPLCLAEQDFISKFFKLQQHPTLAQGEVESDGGVPSRQPPAGEHRHSMSLTEKDMVRLMMNKIFQSIETELNSLIALGDKIDSFHSLYMLVKMSHHVWTAQNVDPASYLSTTLGNVLVTVKRNFDKCISGQIRQMEEVKISKKSKVGILPFVTGFEEFAELAETIFRNAERRGDLDKAYVKLIRAVFMNVEKVANESQKTPRDVVMMENFHHIFSTQSRLKISCLETERREAKHKYTDHLQAYVINSLGQPLEKLNHFFEGVEARVAQGVREEEVSYQLAFNKQELRKVIKEYPGKEVKKGLDNLYKKVDKHLCEEESLLQVVWHSMQDEFIRQYKHFEGLIGRCYPGSGITMEFTIGDMLEYFSSIAQSH
- the LOC124037864 gene encoding exocyst complex component 1-like isoform X3 is translated as MTAIKHALQRDIFTPNDERLLSIVNVCKAGKKKKNCFLCATVTTERPVQVRVVKVKKSDKGDFYKRQMAWELRDLAEVDAKDASKENPEFDLHFEKVYRWVASSTAEKNSFISCIWKLNQRYLRKKVEFVNVSSQLLEELPKAEESVPSGESQSVAGGDEDALDDYQELNAREEQDIEGMMEVCEYAISNAEAFAEKLSRELQVLDGANIQSIMASEKQVNILMQLLDEALSEVDTIEGKLSSYEEMLQSVKEQMDQISQSNRLIQISNTNNGKLLDEIQFLVNYMDLSKGHIRALQDGDLSSPKGIEACINASEALLQCMNVALRPGHEKLMAVKQQQHLFTELRDTFARRLTNHLNNVFVHQGHDQSSTLSQHTAELTLPKHSPLHRDLLRYAKLMEWLKNTQREKYDGLSRTYVDYMTRLYEREIKDFFEVAKIKMAGTTKEGKGNKFGLHGSSGKLTGSTSSLNKLAVQGSSSRRSQSSSLLDMGNMSASDLDVADRTKFDKIFEQVLSELEPLCLAEQDFISKFFKLQQHPTLAQGEVESDGGVPSRQPPAGEHRHSMSLTEKDMVRLMMNKIFQSIETELNSLIALGDKIDSFHSLYMLVKMSHHVWTAQNVDPASYLSTTLGNVLVTVKRNFDKCISGQIRQMEEVKISKKSKVGILPFVTGFEEFAELAETIFRNAERRGDLDKAYVKLIRAVFMNVEKVANESQKTPRDVVMMENFHHIFSTQSRLKISCLETERREAKHKYTDHLQAYVINSLGQPLEKLNHFFEGVEARVAQGVREEEVSYQLAFNKQELRKVIKEYPGKEVKKGLDNLYKKVDKHLCEEESLLQVVWHSMQDEFIRQYKHFEGLIGRCYPGSGITMEFTIGDMLEYFSSIAQSH
- the LOC124037864 gene encoding exocyst complex component 1-like isoform X2; this translates as MTAIKHALQRDIFTPNDERLLSIVNVCKAGKKKKNCFLCATVTTERPVQVRVVKVKKSDKGDFYKRQMAWELRDLAEVDAKDASKENPEFDLHFEKVYRWVASSTAEKNSFISCIWKLNQRYLRKKVEFVNVSSQLLEESVPSGESQSVAGGDEDALDDYQELNAREEQDIEGMMEVCEYAISNAEAFAEKLSRELQVLDGANIQSIMASEKQVNILMQLLDEALSEVDTIEGKLSSYEEMLQSVKEQMDQISQSNRLIQISNTNNGKLLDEIQFLVNYMDLSKGHIRALQDGDLSSPKGIEACINASEALLQCMNVALRPGHEKLMAVKQQQHLFTELRDTFARRLTNHLNNVFVHQGHDQSSTLSQHTAELTLPKHSPLHRDLLRYAKLMEWLKNTQREKYDGLSRTYVDYMTRLYEREIKDFFEVAKIKMAGTTKEGKGNKFATLPRKESALKQETESLHGSSGKLTGSTSSLNKLAVQGSSSRRSQSSSLLDMGNMSASDLDVADRTKFDKIFEQVLSELEPLCLAEQDFISKFFKLQQHPTLAQGEVESDGGVPSRQPPAGEHRHSMSLTEKDMVRLMMNKIFQSIETELNSLIALGDKIDSFHSLYMLVKMSHHVWTAQNVDPASYLSTTLGNVLVTVKRNFDKCISGQIRQMEEVKISKKSKVGILPFVTGFEEFAELAETIFRNAERRGDLDKAYVKLIRAVFMNVEKVANESQKTPRDVVMMENFHHIFSTQSRLKISCLETERREAKHKYTDHLQAYVINSLGQPLEKLNHFFEGVEARVAQGVREEEVSYQLAFNKQELRKVIKEYPGKEVKKGLDNLYKKVDKHLCEEESLLQVVWHSMQDEFIRQYKHFEGLIGRCYPGSGITMEFTIGDMLEYFSSIAQSH
- the LOC124037864 gene encoding exocyst complex component 1-like isoform X4, with amino-acid sequence MTAIKHALQRDIFTPNDERLLSIVNVCKAGKKKKNCFLCATVTTERPVQVRVVKVKKSDKGDFYKRQMAWELRDLAEVDAKDASKENPEFDLHFEKVYRWVASSTAEKNSFISCIWKLNQRYLRKKVEFVNVSSQLLEESVPSGESQSVAGGDEDALDDYQELNAREEQDIEGMMEVCEYAISNAEAFAEKLSRELQVLDGANIQSIMASEKQVNILMQLLDEALSEVDTIEGKLSSYEEMLQSVKEQMDQISQSNRLIQISNTNNGKLLDEIQFLVNYMDLSKGHIRALQDGDLSSPKGIEACINASEALLQCMNVALRPGHEKLMAVKQQQHLFTELRDTFARRLTNHLNNVFVHQGHDQSSTLSQHTAELTLPKHSPLHRDLLRYAKLMEWLKNTQREKYDGLSRTYVDYMTRLYEREIKDFFEVAKIKMAGTTKEGKGNKFGLHGSSGKLTGSTSSLNKLAVQGSSSRRSQSSSLLDMGNMSASDLDVADRTKFDKIFEQVLSELEPLCLAEQDFISKFFKLQQHPTLAQGEVESDGGVPSRQPPAGEHRHSMSLTEKDMVRLMMNKIFQSIETELNSLIALGDKIDSFHSLYMLVKMSHHVWTAQNVDPASYLSTTLGNVLVTVKRNFDKCISGQIRQMEEVKISKKSKVGILPFVTGFEEFAELAETIFRNAERRGDLDKAYVKLIRAVFMNVEKVANESQKTPRDVVMMENFHHIFSTQSRLKISCLETERREAKHKYTDHLQAYVINSLGQPLEKLNHFFEGVEARVAQGVREEEVSYQLAFNKQELRKVIKEYPGKEVKKGLDNLYKKVDKHLCEEESLLQVVWHSMQDEFIRQYKHFEGLIGRCYPGSGITMEFTIGDMLEYFSSIAQSH